A single genomic interval of Bradyrhizobium sp. AZCC 1693 harbors:
- a CDS encoding GMC family oxidoreductase — MAKFDLNDSGVVVIVGSGAGGGTLGNELAQKGVKVVILEAGSRIEMQDFVNDEWESFAQLAWSDMRTTSGSWRVAKDFANLPAWIVKAVGGSTTHWAGASLRFDEHEFKVKSTYGSIPGANLQDWPITLAEMEPWYAKAEDKMGVTRTNGIAGLPGNNNFKVMEAGAKKLGYKTVHTGNMAINSAPRDGRGACQQIGFCFQGCKSGAKWSTLYTEIPRGEATGNLEVRPNSMVIKIEHDASGKVTGVVYADQSGAMQRQKARVVAVAGNSIESPRLLLNSASSLFPDGLANSSGQVGRNYMRHMTGSVYAAFEKSVHMYRGTTMAGIIRDEAKNDAKRGFVGGYEMETLSIGVPFMAAFLNPGAWGRSFTSAMESYPRMAGMWLVGEDMPQETNRITLDPKAKDKFGMPVASVHFDDHPNDVAMRNHAYKQGAAVYEAVGATVTYPTPPYPSTHNLGTNRMSERPRDGVVNKFGQAHDVKNLFISDGSQFTSGAACNPTLTIVSLAIRQADHIAGAMQRKEI, encoded by the coding sequence ATGGCAAAATTCGATCTGAATGACAGCGGCGTAGTCGTGATCGTCGGCTCCGGCGCGGGCGGCGGAACGCTCGGCAATGAGCTTGCGCAAAAAGGCGTCAAGGTCGTTATCCTTGAAGCCGGATCGCGCATCGAGATGCAGGATTTCGTCAACGATGAATGGGAGAGCTTTGCCCAGCTCGCCTGGTCGGACATGCGCACGACATCCGGAAGCTGGCGTGTCGCCAAGGACTTCGCCAACCTGCCGGCCTGGATCGTCAAGGCGGTCGGCGGTTCGACAACTCACTGGGCCGGCGCGTCGCTGCGCTTCGATGAGCACGAGTTCAAGGTCAAGAGCACCTACGGCAGCATCCCGGGCGCCAATCTGCAGGATTGGCCGATCACGCTCGCCGAAATGGAGCCGTGGTACGCCAAGGCCGAGGACAAGATGGGTGTCACCCGTACCAACGGCATTGCGGGGCTGCCCGGCAACAACAATTTCAAGGTAATGGAAGCAGGTGCAAAGAAGCTCGGCTACAAGACCGTGCACACCGGCAACATGGCGATCAACAGCGCGCCACGCGACGGGCGCGGCGCCTGCCAGCAGATCGGCTTCTGCTTCCAGGGCTGCAAGTCGGGTGCGAAATGGTCGACGCTCTATACCGAGATCCCCAGGGGCGAGGCGACCGGCAATCTCGAGGTACGCCCCAACAGCATGGTGATCAAGATCGAGCACGACGCGTCCGGCAAGGTGACCGGCGTGGTCTATGCCGACCAGAGCGGCGCGATGCAGCGCCAGAAGGCGCGCGTGGTGGCGGTGGCGGGCAACTCGATCGAGAGCCCGCGGCTATTGCTCAACAGCGCCTCGAGCCTGTTCCCGGACGGTCTTGCCAACTCCTCCGGGCAGGTCGGCCGCAATTATATGCGGCACATGACCGGCAGCGTGTACGCGGCGTTCGAGAAGTCGGTGCACATGTATCGCGGCACCACCATGGCCGGCATCATCCGCGACGAAGCGAAGAACGACGCCAAACGCGGCTTCGTCGGCGGCTATGAGATGGAGACGCTGTCGATCGGCGTGCCGTTCATGGCGGCGTTCCTGAACCCCGGTGCGTGGGGACGCTCCTTCACCAGCGCGATGGAGTCCTATCCGCGCATGGCCGGCATGTGGCTGGTCGGCGAGGATATGCCGCAGGAAACCAACCGCATCACGCTGGATCCGAAGGCCAAGGACAAGTTCGGCATGCCAGTGGCGAGCGTGCATTTCGACGATCATCCCAACGACGTCGCGATGCGCAATCATGCCTACAAGCAGGGTGCCGCCGTCTACGAGGCCGTCGGCGCCACCGTGACCTATCCGACGCCGCCCTATCCGAGCACGCATAACCTCGGCACGAACCGGATGAGCGAGAGGCCCAGGGATGGCGTGGTGAACAAATTCGGCCAGGCCCACGACGTCAAGAACCTGTTCATCTCCGACGGCAGCCAGTTCACCAGTGGCGCCGCCTGCAATCCAACACTGACGATCGTCTCGCTGGCGATCCGGCAGGCGGACCACATCGCCGGCGCGATGCAGCGCAAGGAAATCTAG
- the arfB gene encoding alternative ribosome rescue aminoacyl-tRNA hydrolase ArfB — MLRVSRDLTIDDSDIEIGFVRASGPGGQNVNKLATAAQLRFDTRRVTLPEDAALRLNRIAGQRMTKEGVIVIHAQRFRTQERNRADAIDRLLEMLREAMIRPTPRRATKPTFGSKQRRLEGKKRRSDVKAKRNTARFDD, encoded by the coding sequence ATGCTGCGGGTTTCCCGCGACCTCACGATCGACGACAGCGACATCGAGATCGGCTTCGTCCGCGCCTCCGGCCCGGGCGGGCAGAACGTCAACAAGCTCGCGACAGCAGCCCAGCTCCGCTTCGATACGCGCAGGGTCACGCTGCCGGAGGACGCAGCCCTGCGGCTGAACCGGATTGCCGGCCAGCGCATGACCAAGGAAGGCGTGATCGTGATCCACGCCCAGCGCTTCCGCACCCAGGAGCGCAACCGCGCCGACGCCATCGACCGCCTGCTCGAAATGCTGCGCGAAGCCATGATCCGCCCCACGCCGCGGCGAGCGACCAAGCCGACCTTCGGATCGAAGCAGCGGCGGCTGGAAGGCAAGAAGCGCCGCAGCGACGTCAAGGCGAAGCGCAACACCGCGCGCTTCGACGATTAA
- the mutL gene encoding DNA mismatch repair endonuclease MutL: MPVRQLPEQVINRIAAGEVVERPASVVKELVENAIDAGASRVDIFTDGGGRRRIGITDDGSGMPHGDLALAVDRHATSKLDDEDLLRIRTLGFRGEALPSIGAVAKLGITTRHASEPHAWSLSVEGGVKSAIMPAALSQGTRVEVSDLFYATPARLKFLKTDRTEAEAIREVVRRLAMARPDIAFTLAGEERAPVTWAAALPGAAGRLTRLGDILGSDFRSSAIEVRSEREGVVVEGFAAAPSLTRANALGQYLFVNGRPVRDKLILGAVRAAYSDYLPRDRHPVVALFVTLEPQEVDANVHPAKTEVRFRNAGLVRALIVHALKDGLAREGRRTAANTDGAALSAFRPSFAPRPTNWDWRSSPAYPVNPVPSFGGTAASVLAEAGQAAFDVGAPTADVRFEAQPAADLLDRPLGAARTQIHETYIVSQTRDGLIVVDQHAAHERIVYEKLKASLAKNGVQRQILLIPEIVELDEATVEKLLDRAEELCSFGLAIDSFGPGAVAVRETPSLLGKANAAGLLRDLAEHMAEWDEALPLERRLMHVAATMACHGSVRAGRRLKPEEMNALLREMEDTPNSGQCNHGRPTYVELKLSDIEKLFGRR; encoded by the coding sequence ATGCCCGTCCGCCAACTCCCCGAACAGGTTATCAACCGCATCGCCGCCGGCGAGGTGGTGGAACGTCCCGCGAGCGTGGTGAAGGAACTGGTCGAAAACGCCATCGATGCCGGTGCCAGCCGCGTCGACATTTTCACCGATGGCGGCGGCAGGCGGCGGATCGGTATCACCGATGATGGCAGCGGCATGCCCCATGGCGACCTTGCGCTCGCCGTCGACCGCCATGCCACCTCCAAGCTTGACGACGAGGATTTGCTGCGCATTCGCACGCTGGGCTTTCGTGGCGAGGCCCTGCCCTCGATCGGCGCGGTGGCGAAGCTCGGCATTACCACGCGCCACGCCAGCGAGCCGCACGCCTGGTCGCTGTCAGTCGAAGGCGGCGTGAAATCGGCGATCATGCCGGCGGCGTTGTCGCAAGGCACCCGCGTCGAGGTCAGCGATCTCTTTTATGCGACGCCGGCGCGGCTGAAATTCCTCAAGACCGACCGCACCGAAGCCGAAGCGATCCGCGAAGTGGTGCGGCGCCTCGCAATGGCGCGGCCCGATATCGCCTTCACATTGGCCGGCGAGGAACGCGCGCCGGTGACCTGGGCCGCCGCGCTGCCCGGCGCGGCGGGGCGGCTGACGCGGCTCGGCGATATCCTGGGAAGCGATTTCCGTTCCAGCGCCATCGAAGTGCGGTCCGAGCGCGAAGGCGTCGTGGTCGAGGGCTTTGCCGCCGCTCCCTCGCTGACGCGGGCCAACGCGCTCGGACAATATCTCTTCGTCAACGGCCGCCCGGTGCGCGACAAGCTGATCCTGGGCGCGGTGCGCGCGGCCTATTCCGATTATCTGCCGCGCGACCGTCATCCCGTCGTGGCGCTGTTCGTGACGCTGGAGCCGCAGGAGGTTGACGCCAACGTGCATCCGGCCAAGACCGAGGTGCGGTTTCGCAACGCCGGCCTCGTCCGCGCGCTGATCGTGCACGCGCTGAAAGACGGTCTCGCCCGCGAAGGCCGGCGCACCGCCGCCAATACCGACGGCGCGGCGCTGTCGGCGTTCCGTCCCTCCTTTGCGCCGCGCCCCACCAACTGGGACTGGCGAAGCTCGCCGGCCTATCCGGTGAACCCCGTGCCTTCGTTTGGCGGCACGGCGGCGTCTGTGCTCGCCGAAGCGGGACAGGCCGCCTTCGATGTCGGCGCGCCGACCGCCGACGTGCGCTTCGAGGCACAGCCCGCGGCCGACTTGCTCGACCGGCCGCTGGGCGCAGCGCGCACACAGATCCACGAAACCTATATCGTGTCGCAGACCCGCGATGGACTGATCGTGGTGGACCAGCACGCCGCGCATGAGCGCATTGTCTATGAGAAGCTGAAGGCATCGCTGGCGAAGAACGGCGTGCAGCGGCAGATTCTCTTGATCCCCGAGATTGTCGAACTCGATGAGGCGACGGTCGAGAAGCTGCTGGACCGCGCCGAGGAACTCTGCTCCTTCGGGCTCGCGATCGATTCTTTCGGCCCTGGCGCGGTCGCGGTGCGCGAGACGCCGTCGCTGCTCGGCAAAGCCAATGCGGCGGGCCTGCTGCGCGATCTCGCCGAGCACATGGCCGAATGGGACGAGGCGCTGCCGTTGGAGAGACGTTTAATGCATGTCGCCGCCACCATGGCCTGCCACGGCTCGGTCCGCGCCGGGAGACGCCTCAAGCCGGAAGAGATGAACGCGCTGCTGCGTGAGATGGAAGACACGCCGAATTCCGGC
- a CDS encoding M16 family metallopeptidase gives MMSSHRFAAALVAAFISTFAFSAGSTFAQTTVTSERPASFTLDNGLQVVVIPDHRTPVVTQMIWYKVGSADETPGKSGLAHFLEHLMFKGTAKHPAGEFSQTVLRIGGNENAFTSLDYTGYFQRVPREQLAKMMEFEADRMTGLILKDENVLPERDVVLEEFNMRVANNPDARLTEQIMAALYLNHPYGRPIIGWRQEIEKLDREDALAFYKRFYAPNNAILVIAGDVDAKEVRPMVEKAYGGIPAQPAISAHRVRPQEPVPAAPRTVTLSDPRVEQTSLRRYYLVPSSTTAAAGEGPALDVLAQLMGGGSNSYLYRALVIDRPLAISAGAGYQGTSLDPSQFSISVSPKPGVEFSQVEQAIDGVIADVIQNPARAEDLERVKTQLIAEAIYAQDNQATLARWYGGALTTGLSIDDIRSWPDRIRAVTAEQVRDAAQKWLDNKRSVTGYLIKDAAPKREEKRS, from the coding sequence ATGATGTCCTCACACCGTTTTGCCGCCGCTCTCGTTGCAGCCTTCATCTCGACGTTCGCTTTCTCTGCCGGCAGCACATTCGCCCAGACCACGGTCACGTCGGAGCGTCCCGCCAGCTTCACCCTCGACAACGGCCTGCAGGTGGTCGTGATCCCGGATCACCGCACCCCCGTCGTCACGCAGATGATCTGGTACAAGGTAGGCTCCGCCGACGAGACGCCGGGCAAATCGGGACTGGCGCACTTCCTCGAACATCTGATGTTCAAGGGCACGGCCAAACACCCCGCCGGTGAATTCTCCCAGACCGTGCTGCGGATCGGCGGCAACGAAAACGCCTTCACCTCACTCGACTACACCGGCTATTTCCAGCGCGTGCCGCGCGAGCAGCTGGCGAAAATGATGGAGTTCGAGGCCGACCGCATGACCGGCCTCATCCTCAAGGATGAGAATGTACTTCCCGAGCGCGACGTCGTGCTGGAAGAGTTCAACATGCGCGTCGCCAACAATCCGGACGCGCGGCTGACCGAGCAGATCATGGCGGCGCTGTATCTCAACCATCCCTATGGCCGGCCGATCATCGGCTGGCGCCAGGAGATCGAGAAGCTCGACCGCGAGGATGCGCTGGCGTTCTACAAGCGTTTCTACGCGCCGAACAACGCGATCCTGGTGATCGCGGGCGATGTCGACGCCAAGGAAGTCCGCCCGATGGTGGAAAAGGCCTATGGCGGCATTCCGGCGCAGCCCGCGATATCAGCGCATCGCGTCCGTCCGCAGGAGCCGGTGCCTGCCGCGCCGCGCACGGTGACGCTGTCCGATCCGCGCGTCGAGCAGACCAGCCTGCGGCGCTATTATCTCGTCCCCTCCTCCACGACGGCTGCAGCCGGCGAAGGCCCCGCGCTCGACGTGCTGGCACAATTGATGGGCGGCGGCTCCAACTCCTATCTCTACCGCGCGCTGGTGATCGACCGTCCGCTCGCGATCAGCGCCGGCGCCGGGTACCAGGGCACTTCGCTGGATCCCTCGCAGTTCTCGATCTCGGTTTCGCCAAAGCCCGGCGTCGAGTTTTCGCAAGTAGAGCAGGCGATCGACGGCGTGATTGCCGACGTCATCCAGAATCCCGCCCGCGCCGAGGATCTCGAGAGGGTCAAGACCCAGTTGATTGCGGAAGCGATCTACGCCCAGGACAATCAGGCCACGCTGGCGCGCTGGTATGGCGGCGCGCTGACCACGGGGCTTTCGATCGACGACATCAGGAGCTGGCCGGACCGGATTCGCGCCGTCACTGCCGAACAGGTGCGCGACGCCGCGCAGAAATGGCTCGACAACAAACGCTCGGTGACCGGCTACCTGATCAAGGATGCCGCGCCGAAACGCGAGGAGAAGCGCTCGTGA
- a CDS encoding RNA polymerase sigma factor: MTALAGAGRCDPSLIEAARGGDADALASLIAVAQPDIRRYAARNCRAADIDDAVQETLLLLYRRVGTLRAVTSLSAWLFAVARRACLRLLRRTAGTADASADDAEMRLAHLRPEEIRIDLSRAIQSLPDHYREVILLRDIEELSIDEIVGVLGLTRESVKARIHRARLMIREYLIRD, translated from the coding sequence ATGACCGCGCTGGCCGGTGCGGGGCGTTGCGACCCCTCGCTGATCGAGGCCGCGCGCGGCGGCGACGCCGATGCGCTGGCCTCGCTGATCGCGGTAGCCCAGCCCGACATCCGCCGCTATGCCGCGCGCAATTGCCGCGCGGCCGATATAGATGACGCGGTTCAGGAAACGCTCTTGCTGCTGTACCGCCGGGTCGGCACGCTGCGCGCGGTGACGTCGCTCTCGGCCTGGCTGTTTGCGGTGGCGCGCCGTGCCTGTCTTCGCCTGCTGCGCCGGACGGCGGGAACGGCGGACGCTTCGGCCGACGATGCGGAAATGCGTCTGGCGCATCTTAGGCCCGAAGAAATTCGCATCGACCTTTCCCGCGCCATCCAGTCGCTGCCCGATCACTACCGCGAGGTGATCCTGCTGCGCGATATCGAGGAATTGTCGATCGACGAGATCGTGGGCGTTCTTGGGCTGACGCGCGAGAGCGTCAAGGCGCGCATTCATCGCGCGCGATTGATGATCCGGGAATATCTGATCCGGGACTGA
- a CDS encoding VOC family protein — MAKPVHSMIRVFDEAKSLDFYARAFGLEVADHLKFADFALIYLRHPSSPFEVELTVNFDRKEPYSLGDGYGHLAVVVDDVDAEHARFAREDLAPGPLRDFKHDGKTLARFFFVADPDGYKIEVIQRGGRFG, encoded by the coding sequence ATGGCAAAACCCGTTCACTCGATGATCCGCGTGTTCGACGAGGCGAAGTCGCTGGACTTCTACGCACGCGCCTTCGGACTCGAGGTCGCCGACCATCTCAAGTTTGCGGATTTCGCGTTGATCTATCTGCGTCATCCGTCCTCGCCGTTCGAGGTCGAACTGACCGTCAATTTCGATCGCAAGGAGCCCTATTCGCTGGGCGACGGCTACGGCCATCTTGCGGTCGTCGTCGATGATGTCGACGCCGAACACGCGAGATTCGCGCGCGAAGATCTTGCGCCCGGGCCACTGCGTGACTTCAAGCATGACGGCAAGACGCTGGCACGCTTCTTCTTCGTCGCCGACCCCGACGGTTACAAGATCGAAGTGATCCAGCGAGGCGGCCGCTTCGGTTAA
- a CDS encoding YgaP family membrane protein — protein MFYRKNLPGWERAMRTIGGVVMIAYGLLGMPGTMAGYLIAGTGVVAILTGFFGFCPMCAMIGRRLPSP, from the coding sequence ATGTTTTACCGCAAGAATTTGCCGGGCTGGGAGCGGGCGATGCGGACGATCGGGGGCGTTGTGATGATCGCGTACGGGCTGCTCGGCATGCCCGGTACGATGGCCGGCTATTTGATCGCGGGCACCGGCGTGGTCGCGATTCTAACCGGCTTTTTCGGCTTTTGCCCGATGTGCGCGATGATCGGCCGGAGGCTTCCTTCGCCATGA
- a CDS encoding ribbon-helix-helix domain-containing protein has protein sequence MCHLFAHQPQRDYESQTRSLRMGGHSTSIRLEMSFWDTLEEIAAKEGMSLAKFLTTLHDEVLDHHGEVKNFASLLRCSCLIYRAKSAVVPEFRDSAPAILDAAE, from the coding sequence ATGTGCCATTTGTTCGCGCACCAGCCTCAACGCGACTATGAATCGCAGACCCGATCGCTGCGGATGGGCGGCCATTCCACCTCGATCCGGCTGGAAATGTCGTTCTGGGACACGCTGGAGGAGATCGCGGCGAAGGAGGGGATGAGCCTGGCAAAGTTCCTTACCACGCTGCACGACGAGGTCCTCGACCACCATGGCGAGGTCAAGAATTTTGCCTCGCTGTTGCGCTGCTCCTGCCTGATCTATCGCGCCAAGAGCGCTGTCGTGCCGGAATTTCGTGACAGCGCCCCTGCCATTCTGGACGCGGCCGAATAG
- a CDS encoding gluconate 2-dehydrogenase subunit 3 family protein, whose translation MREVDRRSKYDRRIFLKGAATAVPTVAIATSTGLTVSDAWADDATTLTPATLKTLVKVARDIYPHDFLGDSYYIAAIKPWDGKAAKDPATKALINDGVARLDQEANDRHKVPYAQVAWENDRVALLQRIEQTVFFQKIRGDLVVSLYNQKEVWPKFGYEGSSAEHGGYIQRGFADIDWLPKA comes from the coding sequence ATGAGAGAAGTCGATCGTCGAAGCAAATATGATCGCCGCATCTTCCTGAAGGGCGCGGCCACGGCGGTGCCGACCGTCGCGATCGCGACCAGCACTGGCCTGACTGTCAGCGACGCCTGGGCCGACGACGCCACCACGCTGACGCCGGCGACGCTCAAGACGCTGGTGAAGGTCGCGCGCGACATCTATCCGCACGACTTCCTGGGCGACAGCTACTACATCGCCGCGATCAAGCCGTGGGACGGCAAGGCGGCGAAAGATCCCGCCACAAAGGCGCTGATCAATGACGGCGTCGCGCGTCTGGATCAGGAAGCCAATGATCGTCACAAGGTGCCTTACGCCCAGGTGGCGTGGGAAAATGATCGCGTCGCGCTGCTGCAGCGCATCGAGCAGACCGTCTTCTTCCAAAAGATCCGCGGCGACCTCGTCGTCTCCCTCTACAACCAGAAAGAGGTTTGGCCGAAGTTCGGCTACGAGGGCTCCTCCGCCGAGCACGGCGGCTACATCCAGCGCGGCTTCGCCGACATCGACTGGCTCCCGAAGGCTTAA
- a CDS encoding c-type cytochrome translates to MPLPAAKPPDGTTLFKQQCATCHTTNLSDPTRQGPSLFKIVGKPAGKADGFRYSAGFAKADFVWDDARLDTYLADPQAMVPGSNMAYRQPKAETRAAIIAYLRELN, encoded by the coding sequence ATGCCACTGCCCGCCGCCAAGCCACCGGATGGGACGACGCTGTTCAAGCAGCAATGCGCGACCTGCCATACCACCAACCTGTCCGACCCGACCCGCCAGGGGCCGTCGCTGTTCAAGATCGTCGGCAAGCCGGCGGGCAAGGCGGACGGCTTTCGCTATTCCGCCGGCTTCGCCAAGGCCGACTTCGTCTGGGACGACGCCAGGCTTGATACCTATCTCGCCGATCCGCAGGCGATGGTCCCGGGCTCCAACATGGCCTACCGCCAGCCCAAGGCGGAGACCCGCGCCGCCATCATCGCCTATCTGAGGGAGCTGAACTGA